The Pseudomonas pergaminensis nucleotide sequence GGCAAACAGCCCAGGCCAAATCCGGCAATCACCAGGCGCCGCACTTCCTCCAGGCTTGAAGATGATGCAACGATCCGCCCACTGAACCCTTGTTGATCGCGGAAAATCGTCAAGGGCGACAGCATCCCGCCAATCTGGTCGCTGGTGAAACTCACGAAGTTCTCCGATTGCAAATCCCCCTCCGCCAAGCCGGTGCGTCCGAACAATGGATGGTGCCGCCCGCAAAAAAACGCGTAGCGCTGCCGCAAAAACAGGTGCTGCTCCAGGCGTGGCTGTGGTCGGCGGTTGAGGCTTAAACCCAGGGTCGCGGTTTTCTCCAGGAGGGCGGCGACGATGTCCGAGCTGCGCATCACCTCAACCTCCAGGTCTACCCGTGGATGCTCGCGGTGAAAGCCTGCCAGGAAGTCATCGAAGGTGTCCGAGTTGATCCGGCTGATCATCAGCAAACGCACCTTGCCGATCACTTCGTCACCGGGTTTTTGCAGGGCATTGCTCATCTGCGACACCTGGCCGTACATCTCGCCGGCAATCGCAAAGATCTGCTCGCCGGCTTCAGTGAGTACAAAGCGTGGACCACGGCGGACGATGAGCTGGCAGTCGAGTTGTTCTTCCAGGCGCTTGAGGGCTTGGCTGATCGCTGGCTGGGTCAGATGCAGGCGGGCGGCCGCACGGCTGATGCTCAGTTCCTGGCCGATCACGCGAAAGGTGCGCAGCAGGTTCCAGTCCAGGCGGTCGTTGAGCAACGGGTGAATATCGCGACGGGTTTCGGACATGGCGCAGTTCAATAATAAGCAGGATTTATAATTTGAATAATAAATAGAAAATTGACTAATCATAGCCCCGGGACGAAAAATCACCCTCAACAAGCGCCATCAGAGCGCATGCGTTCGACCTTTCTCCTGCCAAAAAAATAAACAAAGGAGCCAGCCCCATGAAGCCTTCCGCTTCGCCCCAGCCTCGCCGTGCTGCGGCCGCCGCTTTTATCGGCACCATGATCGAGTGGTACGACTTTTACATCTATGCCACCGCCGCAGCGCTGGTGTTCGGCCAACTGTTTTTCCCCTCCGAAGACAAACTGTTCAGCACCATGGCCGCGTTCGGCACCTTTGCCGTGGGTTTCTTCGCCCGGCCGTTGGGCGGCATTGTGTTCGGGCACATCGGTGACCGGATCGGGCGCAAGAAGTCCTTGGTGATTACCCTGGTGATGATGGGGGTGGTCACTGTCTGCATTGGTCTGCTACCGACCTACGCCCAGATCGGTGCCGCCGCGCCGGTGCTGCTGATCCTGTTGCGCGTGGTGCAGGGCATTGCCGTCGGCGGCGAGTGGGGCGGGGCGGTGTTGATGGCCGGTGAGCATGCACCGAAAGGTCGGCGTAACTTCTTTGCCTCCTTCGCGCAGTTGGGCAGCCCGGCGGGGTTGATCCTGTCGCTGCTTGCCTTCAGTGCGGTCACCCGCCTGCCGGAAGAAGATTTGCTTAGTTGGGGCTGGCGCGTGCCGTTCCTCGCCAGTGCCTTGCTGTTGGTGGTCGGCCTGGCGATTCGCCTGGGCGTGAATGAGTCGCCTGAGTTTCTCGAAGACAAAGCCCTGGCGGAAAAAGCGCGGGCGATCAAGCAAGACCAGGCCCCAGTGATCGAAGTGCTGAAAACCGCCTGGCGTCCGTTGCTGCTGTGCATCGGTGCCAACACCCTGGGCATTGCCGGTGTGTATTTCACCAACACCTTCATGATTGCCTACAGCACTCAGCAACTGGGCTTGCCGCGCTCGTTGATTCTGGAATGCCTGTTCTTCGTTGCCATCATTCAGTTCTGCGTCCAGCCCCTGGCCGCCTGGGTGGCGGAGAAGGTCGGTGCCACGCGCTTCCTGTGCGCGATGACGGTAATGGCCATGGCGTCGCCTTACCCGATGTTCGTGTTGGTCAGCAGTGGCCAGGCGCCCTTGATCATCCTCGGCATTGCCCTCGCGGTGGTGTGCATGGCGTCGTTTTACGCGGTGATTGCCGGCTTTGTCAGCGGCCTGTTTGAAACCCGTGTGCGTTATACCGCGATCTCCCTGGCGTACCAGGTATGCGGCGCGTTGGCCGGTGGCCTCACGCCGTTGATCGGCACCTGGCTGGCCCATGAATACCAAGGCCAATGGTGGCCGATGGCAGTGTTTTACAGCTTGATCGCGGCGGTCTCGCTGGTGTGCGTACTGGCGTTGTCGCGCCGTCACGCCACCGCTCACCGTCTTGAGATGGCCCATAGCGTTTGATGGAGAGTCTGCAATGTTGAAGATCAACGGCGAGCGCCTGTGGGCCAGCCTGATGGCCATGGCCGAGATCGGCGCTACGGCACGCGGTGGCAGTTGCCGCCTGGCCTTGAGCGCCGAAGACAAAGCCGGTCGTGAACTGTTCAGCCACTGGTGCACAACCGCCGGGTTGACCCTGAGCGTCGACGCCATCGGCAATCTGTTTGCCCGGCGTGCCGGAACGGATAAAGACGCGGCGCCGGTGATGATCGGCAGCCACCTCGACACGCAGCCCGAGGGGGGGCGCTTCGATGGTGTCTACGGTGTGCTGGCTGGCCTGGAGGTGATCCGCAGCCTCGACGACCAAGGGATCCAGACCCGCAAACCCCTGGAACTTGCCGTGTGGACCAACGAAGAGGGCGCCCGTTTCACCCCGGCCATGCTGGGCTCCGCGGTGTTCACCGGCACCCTGGCGCTGGACAAGGCCCTGGCCACTGTCGATGCCGATGGTGTCAGTGTGGCCGAGGCATTGCGCGTGACGGGCTACAACGGTTCACGCCCATTGGGGAGTGCGGTGGATGCGTATTTTGAAGCGCACATCGAGCAAGGTCCGATCCTTGAAGACAATGCCAAGAGCATCGGCGTGGTCACCGGCGGCCAGGCGATTCGCTGGCTGGATGTACGCGTCGAAGGCATGGCGGCCCACGCCGGCACGACGCCGATGCCGCTGCGTAAAGATGCGTTGTATGGCGCCGCGCAAATGATCCAGGCGCTGGAAACGCTGGCAGCGGACTTTGCCCCGGAAGGCCTGACCACCGTCGGCGAATTGAGCATCGCCAAATCGTCGCGCAACACTATTCCAGGGTTGCTGAGTTTCACCGTCGACCTGCGTCATCATTGCGACAGTGAGATCGACGCCATGGAGCGCCAGGTGCGCCAACAGGTGCAGGCCATCGCCGAGCAACGCGGCCTGACCGTGACGGTGACCCCGCACTGGATCAGCCCGGCGACGCCCTTCGACGCCGAGTGCGTCGCCTGCGTGCAAACCTCGGTGGACGCCCTGGGTTATAGCCAGCAGCGCATCGTCAGTGGCGCCGGCCATGATGCCATCCACCTGGCGCGTTACTGCCCGACCGCGATGATCTTCATCCCGTGCGTCGGCGGCCTTAGTCACAATGAAGCCGAAGATGTACTGCCCGAGGATGTGCGCCAGGGCACCGACGTATTGCTCAACGCCGTATTGAAACGCGCCGGCCAGGCTCAGTAAGGAGACTTTTTGATGCGAACGTTTTTCCACCCCGAACAACTCCTGCACCATCCGCGCAGCTACTACTCCCGTGGCCAGATGCGCACGCCACAGGAAGTCCCCGAGCGCGCCCGCAACCTGCTGCTGGCCGCGCAAACCCTGGGCTTCGATATCCAGCAACCCCAGGACCATGGTCTCGATCCACTGCTGGCCGTGCATGGCGCGCCTTACCTGGCTTTCCTCCAGGAGGCCAACCAACGCTGGAAGGAAGTCCCCGAAGACTGGGGCGACGAAGTCATGTCCAACATCTTCGTGCGCGAGCCCAACGCCCTGCGCGGCATCCTCGCCCAGGCCGCGCGGTACCTGGCGGACGGCAGTTGCCCCATTGGAGAACTCACCTGGCGCTCGGCCTACTGGTCAGCCCAGAGCGCCGTTGCGGCTGCCAAGGACGTCCTCGAGGGTGCCCCGGCCGCTTATGCGCTGTGTCGTCCACCCGGCCATCACGCCCGCTTCGATGCAGCGGGAGGTTTCTGCTACATCAACAACGCAGCGGTGGCTGCCCAGGCCTTGCGCGAAGGCTTTCAGCGCGTCGCCGTGCTCGACACCGACATGCACCACGGCCAGGGCATCCAGGAAATTTTCTATGACCGCGATGATGTGCTGTATGTGTCGATCCACGGTGACCCCACCAACTTCTACCCGGGTGTCGCCGGCTTTGCCGAAGAACGCGGCAGCGCGACGGGTGAAGGCTTCAACCTCAACCTGCCCATGCCCCACGGTGCCAGCGAGGCGGTGTTCTTCGAAAAACTGCAACTGGCCCTGGCGGCGGTGAAGGACTTCTCGGCGGACGTACTGGTGCTGTCGCTGGGGTTTGATATCTACGAACTGGACCCACAGAGCAAAGTCGCGGTCACCCGCGAAGGGTTTGCGCGGTTGGGCGAAAGCATTCGCGGGCTGGGACTGCCCTGTGTGGTCGTGCAGGAGGGCGGGTATCACCTGGAGACGCTGGACAGTAATGCGCGGGCGTTTTTCAGTGGGCCGCAGGCCTGGGTGTAGCCAGAAACGCAAAAGCCTGCCGAACTCAGCGTTCTGCAGGCTTTGGTGGGTGAGGTGACAGAATCTGCTGGCTTGCTGTTCAGGCAGGCTTCACCGGTCTGATCAGACTCTGGGCCGGGATTCCAAACATCTCATGCAGTTTCCAGATCATGGGCAGGGTCAGTGCTCGTTTTCCATTCAGCACTTCATAAACCCGATTCTGACGGCCTATGGCGGGGACCAGGTCGGAGGCTGAAAGGCCTGACTGTTCCATCCGGAAACGGATAGCGTCGACTGGGTTGGGCAGGTCAACCGGAAAATGCTTCGCCTCGTACGCCTCGATCAACGTGATCATTACATCAAAATAATCACCTTCCGGCGTGCCGGGCTCAGGTTCATTGTCGAATAGCGCTGAGACAGATTTAAGCGCGTCCTTGTAGTCCTGTTCGGTGTGAATAGGTCGAATGTTCATGGGTGACTCCGTTTCAACGGTATCAGCGTCAATCATGTCGTATTGCTTATGCGTGCCGATGAATTTGATATACAGCGCGCCGTAGCGGTAGGCCACGGCGGCGACGAGCCGGTAGTCATGACCCTTGATATTGAAGACGACTCTTCGACTCTTGAGAACGCTGGCATGGCGAAATTGTTCTTTGATGGCTGCTGGTGTTGACCAGTTGGCGTTCTTTGCCTCGTCAATCCAAGCCAGCAGTGGCTGTTCCGCGTCCGGGTATTTTTGCCAGAACGCTTTGAGTTGGCTGATCGCAATAATTCTCATGGGTCGATCCTAGTCCCGTGGTGGGACTTATGCAAGCGGGTGGTATCGATATCGATAATTTCCAACTGCGGCGGTGCTATGAACGAAATTTTCCGCATAGGAAATTCCCTTCGTAGCCATGTACGAGGGGGCCCAGGAACATGAGAGGACCACAGGCGTAAAGTGGGGAGGGGGAGGGGCGTGCGCGACAGACAGGGAGCTTCAGGGGGATAGGTATTCCGATCCAAAGGGTCATGCCGCACCAGGTTCTTGCGGGTGGGTTTTGATGGTTTGCGACGTAATGGTTGTTGCCTGGAACTGATAACTGCGCGCCGAGGCAACCGGTCAGGCAAGAAATTGATAGCGCAGCTAGTATGGCTTTTTCCATGTATGACCTCTTTGAAAGCAATGCTTCGAGGCTCTCAGTATTGTCGTCAGGAAAAGTTATGCCCGCCGATGGCCTAACTAACTGACTGATTTTTATGACTTCTCGTTTCCCGCTCCGTACAAGGCACTGGCGCGGTTCAAGTTGGCGCGTGCTTCACGGTGATGCCGTGTGTTTATCGGGTACCAGTTCCAACACTCGGTTTCTCCCGCCTTCGGCCAGCAAGTAAGTCCCCTGGCCCGTCGGCACGATCGACTGTGGTGCTTTCAGGAATGACAGAATCGTCCGCTGGCGCCCTTGCTTATCAATCAGCAACAACCGCGCCCGATGGGTGGCGTCTTCATTGACCCACAGCCCGCGCTCATCGCACATCAAAAAGCTCGGCTGGTTGAGGTGGCTCAGCACCACCGGGTCGCTGCCGTCTGCGCTGAGTTCACGCACGACACCTTTCTTCTTCTCGTTGTAGAGCGTCCGCCCGTCAGTACAGCGAACGATGGATTCGCCTTCCTCCACCTGGTCGCGCAGCACGCTCAAGGTCTGGTCGCTCCAGCGATAGCGCAGCAATCGCCCGAAGGGCTTGCGGTCTTCTATGGCATACAAGTAGTCGCCGTCATCCCACAGGCCCTGCACACTCTCACCTTGGAAGAGTTCGGTGACGACGCCGTCCTTGACGAAGCTCACGGGCAGGGCGGCGGACTCTTGGCTGAAGACCCAGCCGCCACGGGTGGCAAACAGACCGTCGGGCTTGGACAGGTTGGCCACCACCACGTCGCGGGTGCCGTCCGGGTGGATGCGCACGATGCTGCCCTTGGCCTTGTCGAGTTCCTGGCTGACCACCAGCGAGCCGTCCGCCATGGGCAGCAGCGCGGCGGCTTTCTGGACGTCGCGGTGCACCACCTGCACCGTCCAACCGTCGGCGGCACTGACGGGGTAGTAACTTTGCCAGGTAAAAAAGCCCAGGGTCGCGATGCATAGCAGGCCTGCTGCGCGCAGGGCAAATCGCAGTGCCGGGTATTTTTTGGAAGAGAGGGTCATCGATGATTGCCAGTAGCCGGGAAAAAACGCCGACCACCCTACCAAGCTTGTCGAAGAACTTCACGTGTGGGAAACCCGCTGTCCCCTTTATCAGTGCCTAGTCCTGGGGCTCCAGACCTTGCCTGAGTTTTTCCAGCAACTCATCGATGTGAAACGGCTTGGTGATCAAGTCCATGCTCTCACCCAGGAAGTTCTGTCGGTTCGCTGCGTTCTCGGCGTAGCCGGTCATGAACAAAATGGGCAGGTTGGGGCGCAGGGCGCGTGCGTGGTCGGCCAGCTCGCGGCCGGTCATGTATGGCAGGCCGACATCGGTGAGCAGCAGGTTGATGCTCGGGTCGGCCTGCAGCACGGCCTGTGCTTCGTCACCGTCCGCTGCCAGGCTGCAGCGGTAACCTGCGTCGACCAGCACCTCGGCCACGAAGCTGCGCACGGAGGGCATGTCTTCGACGATCAGAATGTGTTCACCCTTGCTGTTACCCGGCACTGCCAATGTCTTGGTGGTCGAGGCGGCGGGGCCATCGGCGGCGGGGAGCATGATGGTCACCTCGGTGCCCTGGCGGGTGACGCTGCGGATCTGCGCATCACCACCGGACTGGCGGGCAAACCCGTAGATGGTCGACAGGCCCAGGCCGGTGCCCTGGCCCACCGGCTTGGTGGTGAAGAACGGGTCGAACACCTTGTCGATCACGCTGTGCTCGATGCCCACGCCGTTATCCCTGACCGACAGGGCGATGTAGGGGCCGTTTTCCAGCTTGAGGTTGCCATTGGAAAACGCCTGGTAGGTCGTGACCCACACAATGCCACCCTGGGGCAGAGCGTCCCGCGCGTTGATCACCAGGTTCAGCACCGCGCTTTCCAGTTGGATCGGGTCCACCATCGCCACGGCGGGGTTGTTGGTCAGCTCCAGTTTCAAGGCGATGTGTTCGCCGATGGTGCGCACCAGCAACTCTTCCAGGGAGCGAATATGCGCATTGATATCGATCGGCCGGGTGTCCAGCGGCTGCTGGCGGGCGAAAGCGAGCAAACGGTTGGTGAGGCCGGCGGCACTCAGGGCTGAACTGAGTGCTGCATCGGCGTAACCCAGGACCTTGTCGGTACGGTTGCTTACGATGCGCTTCTTGATCAGTTCCAGGCTGGTGATGATCCCGGTCAGCAGGTTGTTGAAGTCATGGGCGATACCGCCGGTCAGTTTGCCCAGGGCATCCATTTTCTGGGCCTGGAGCAGTTGCGCTTCGGTACGTGCCAACTGGCTGGCGGCATTGGCCAGCTCGGCCTGCTGGTGGCGCTCGCGGTGGCGATGTTCGGTGACATCTTCGACAAACACCAGGCTCAGTTCGGCACGGCGATAGGGTGAAATCTGCCACTCGGTCTCACGCAGTTCGCCGTCGACTTTCATCTGCAGCGTGCCCTTCCAGCGTTCACCGGCTGTCAGGCGCAGGCACAGTTCGTGGATGACCGCGTGCTGGCCGTCTGCGAAGCATTCGAGCAGGGCATCCGGGTTGAGGTTGTCGTGGATCAGTTGGGCGAACGCGTGGTTGCATTCGTGCACTTTGAGCTGTGCATCCATCACCGCGATCGGCGCACTGATATTGAAGAAGATCTCTCGAAAGCGCGCCTCGCTTTCACGCAGGGCGTATTCGGTGTCGCGCACACGCAGCAAGGTGCGCAGGGTCGCCAGCAAGACGTCAGGGTCGACCGGATGGATCAGGTAAGCGTCGGCACCGGCGTTGAGGCCGGTGATGATGTCACCGGTCTCGATCGACGCGGCCGACACGTGCACCACCGGCAGCAACGCCGTGGCCGGATCGCTGCGCAAACGCCGCACGATATCGAAGCCGCTCATGTCCGGCAGGTTGACGTCGAGGATCAGTGCATCAATCTTTTCCTTCGCGATCAGGTCCAGTCCGTCCTGGCCCGTGCCGGCTTCGAGCACCGCGTAATCATGGCGCTCCAGGCGCCGACGCAGGGCGTAGCGCGTGGCGGCGTTGTCGTCCACGATCAAGAGTTGAATGTCACGTTTCATCGACGTTCTCGCTGGCGATGGACAGAGGAATGATCACAAAGAACAGCGAGCCCACGCCGGGTGTGCTTTCTACGCCCACGCGACCGCCCAGCAGCTCGGCGAAACGCTTGCACAGGGACAGGCCTAGGCCGGTGCCGCGCAGGCGTTTTTGCAACGGGGAATCGATCTGGGAAAAGTCTTCGAACAGGTTGTTATGCAGCTCGCCCGGTATGCCCAGGCCGGTGTCCTGTACGGCAAAGCGGATTTCGTGGTCACTCTCCATGCGCGCCGACACGCGCACTTCGCCCTGCACCGTGAACTTCAAGGCATTGGAGATAAAGTTGCGCAGGATCTGCGCCAGCTTCTTGTCATCGGTATAGAGTTTGGGCAGGCCGGAAGGCTCTTCGAAGATCAGGTCGACGGACGACGCATCCACAATCGGCCGGAACATCCCGCGCAGTGCCGAGAACAGGTCGAACATATCGAACCAGGCCGGGGAGATAGTGATACGCCCGGCTTCGATCTTCGCCAAGTCCAGCAGGTCGTCGACCATCTCGCGCAGTTCGCGGGCCGAGCTGCGGATGAAACCGACCTGGGTGTGCTGTTCCGGGCTCAGCGGGCCATCCAGCTCATCGGCCAGCAGGCTGGTGATGCTCAGGATCGAGCCCAGCGGCGTGCGGAACTCATGGCTCATATAGGACAGGAAGCGGCTTTTCAGGTCCGACGCCTGGCGCAGCTGATCGGCCTGCATATCCAACTCGGCGTACAGCGCCAACACGCCCTGGTTGGTTTCGTCCAATTCGGCGCGCAGGTTATCCGCTTCCTGGCGAAGGTGTTGGATTTCAGCGGTGAGCGAGGCGGTGGTGTCAGCCATCAATGGCCTCCAGGGCAATCACGAAGACGGTGACGTCATCCCGGCCGCGACAAAAATCGCGGTGCAGGATGGCGGCAATGAGGGCCGGATGGCGATGAACAAGCCCCGGATAGTCCGACAGGTTCCAGCGTGATTGCAGGCCGTCGCTGTACAGGATCAACAACTGGCCGGCCACTTGAGCGTAGTCGAAGGGTTGTGCCTTGCGAAACTGCACCCCGACGATCCCCGGATGGGACGCCAGGCCGCGCGACTTGCCCGGCCCGATCAGGCTGCCGCCGATATTGCCGACGCCGGTGAACCGCAGGTTGTCGGCATGGGCATCGTATTGGGCCACGGCCATGGCGCCACCTCGGGTGCCGTTCATGCAGATGTGCATGTCGTTCATCAACACCGTCGAATCCGCAAAGGCATACCGTGCGAACACGTCTTCCCCGGCCCTGGCCGCGCGCTCTGCATGCTCGCCATGGCCAAGGCCGTCGGCCATCATCACGCTGAAGCGGCCGGGTTCGATTGCCAAGTGCCAGGCATCGCCGCAGTGTGGATCATCGTGCAGCGAATGCTGGCTGACCCCGTAGCGAATGTCTTTCGTCGTCGAGCCGCGTGGGTACAGCCTGGCCATGATCGCTGTGCCACGCTGATCGGCATGCGCATCGAACACCTGGGCCAGGCGTGAGATAGCGCCCAGGCCGATACCCTGGGTGCCGCCGGTAGAAAACCCGTCCACCAGGCAACTGTCCAGATCAAAGCCTTGCCCACGGTCCATGGCAATCAGTTCGACGCCTCCGTTCCCCGTGGCGCGCAGGTGCAATGCGCCATGGTCGGCGTGCTTGAGGACATTGCTGGCCAGTTCAGTCGCCACCAAGGCCACGCGGCCGGCATCGGTCTCGTCGAAACCCAATTGCTCGGCGAACCGCTGCGCCACGCGCCGGGCATGGCCGATCTGGCTGGAATCCTCGATCAACAACACGTGGGTGAGGGCGCTGGGAATGTTCAGGCCCATCGGGTGATCGTCACGCAGGTACCCTTGCCTGGCTCGGTGTCCAGTTCAAATTCATCCACCAGGCGCTTCGCCCCGGTAAGCCCCAGGCC carries:
- a CDS encoding LysR family transcriptional regulator, with product MSETRRDIHPLLNDRLDWNLLRTFRVIGQELSISRAAARLHLTQPAISQALKRLEEQLDCQLIVRRGPRFVLTEAGEQIFAIAGEMYGQVSQMSNALQKPGDEVIGKVRLLMISRINSDTFDDFLAGFHREHPRVDLEVEVMRSSDIVAALLEKTATLGLSLNRRPQPRLEQHLFLRQRYAFFCGRHHPLFGRTGLAEGDLQSENFVSFTSDQIGGMLSPLTIFRDQQGFSGRIVASSSSLEEVRRLVIAGFGLGCLPIHVVAEDVKNGLLWRLPPDEGIADVDIHLLWNREQKMSRAESMFIDSLRGRLAE
- a CDS encoding MFS transporter, coding for MKPSASPQPRRAAAAAFIGTMIEWYDFYIYATAAALVFGQLFFPSEDKLFSTMAAFGTFAVGFFARPLGGIVFGHIGDRIGRKKSLVITLVMMGVVTVCIGLLPTYAQIGAAAPVLLILLRVVQGIAVGGEWGGAVLMAGEHAPKGRRNFFASFAQLGSPAGLILSLLAFSAVTRLPEEDLLSWGWRVPFLASALLLVVGLAIRLGVNESPEFLEDKALAEKARAIKQDQAPVIEVLKTAWRPLLLCIGANTLGIAGVYFTNTFMIAYSTQQLGLPRSLILECLFFVAIIQFCVQPLAAWVAEKVGATRFLCAMTVMAMASPYPMFVLVSSGQAPLIILGIALAVVCMASFYAVIAGFVSGLFETRVRYTAISLAYQVCGALAGGLTPLIGTWLAHEYQGQWWPMAVFYSLIAAVSLVCVLALSRRHATAHRLEMAHSV
- a CDS encoding Zn-dependent hydrolase produces the protein MLKINGERLWASLMAMAEIGATARGGSCRLALSAEDKAGRELFSHWCTTAGLTLSVDAIGNLFARRAGTDKDAAPVMIGSHLDTQPEGGRFDGVYGVLAGLEVIRSLDDQGIQTRKPLELAVWTNEEGARFTPAMLGSAVFTGTLALDKALATVDADGVSVAEALRVTGYNGSRPLGSAVDAYFEAHIEQGPILEDNAKSIGVVTGGQAIRWLDVRVEGMAAHAGTTPMPLRKDALYGAAQMIQALETLAADFAPEGLTTVGELSIAKSSRNTIPGLLSFTVDLRHHCDSEIDAMERQVRQQVQAIAEQRGLTVTVTPHWISPATPFDAECVACVQTSVDALGYSQQRIVSGAGHDAIHLARYCPTAMIFIPCVGGLSHNEAEDVLPEDVRQGTDVLLNAVLKRAGQAQ
- a CDS encoding histone deacetylase family protein, giving the protein MRTFFHPEQLLHHPRSYYSRGQMRTPQEVPERARNLLLAAQTLGFDIQQPQDHGLDPLLAVHGAPYLAFLQEANQRWKEVPEDWGDEVMSNIFVREPNALRGILAQAARYLADGSCPIGELTWRSAYWSAQSAVAAAKDVLEGAPAAYALCRPPGHHARFDAAGGFCYINNAAVAAQALREGFQRVAVLDTDMHHGQGIQEIFYDRDDVLYVSIHGDPTNFYPGVAGFAEERGSATGEGFNLNLPMPHGASEAVFFEKLQLALAAVKDFSADVLVLSLGFDIYELDPQSKVAVTREGFARLGESIRGLGLPCVVVQEGGYHLETLDSNARAFFSGPQAWV
- a CDS encoding helix-turn-helix domain-containing protein, encoding MNIRPIHTEQDYKDALKSVSALFDNEPEPGTPEGDYFDVMITLIEAYEAKHFPVDLPNPVDAIRFRMEQSGLSASDLVPAIGRQNRVYEVLNGKRALTLPMIWKLHEMFGIPAQSLIRPVKPA
- a CDS encoding response regulator, with product MKRDIQLLIVDDNAATRYALRRRLERHDYAVLEAGTGQDGLDLIAKEKIDALILDVNLPDMSGFDIVRRLRSDPATALLPVVHVSAASIETGDIITGLNAGADAYLIHPVDPDVLLATLRTLLRVRDTEYALRESEARFREIFFNISAPIAVMDAQLKVHECNHAFAQLIHDNLNPDALLECFADGQHAVIHELCLRLTAGERWKGTLQMKVDGELRETEWQISPYRRAELSLVFVEDVTEHRHRERHQQAELANAASQLARTEAQLLQAQKMDALGKLTGGIAHDFNNLLTGIITSLELIKKRIVSNRTDKVLGYADAALSSALSAAGLTNRLLAFARQQPLDTRPIDINAHIRSLEELLVRTIGEHIALKLELTNNPAVAMVDPIQLESAVLNLVINARDALPQGGIVWVTTYQAFSNGNLKLENGPYIALSVRDNGVGIEHSVIDKVFDPFFTTKPVGQGTGLGLSTIYGFARQSGGDAQIRSVTRQGTEVTIMLPAADGPAASTTKTLAVPGNSKGEHILIVEDMPSVRSFVAEVLVDAGYRCSLAADGDEAQAVLQADPSINLLLTDVGLPYMTGRELADHARALRPNLPILFMTGYAENAANRQNFLGESMDLITKPFHIDELLEKLRQGLEPQD
- a CDS encoding sensor histidine kinase, which codes for MADTTASLTAEIQHLRQEADNLRAELDETNQGVLALYAELDMQADQLRQASDLKSRFLSYMSHEFRTPLGSILSITSLLADELDGPLSPEQHTQVGFIRSSARELREMVDDLLDLAKIEAGRITISPAWFDMFDLFSALRGMFRPIVDASSVDLIFEEPSGLPKLYTDDKKLAQILRNFISNALKFTVQGEVRVSARMESDHEIRFAVQDTGLGIPGELHNNLFEDFSQIDSPLQKRLRGTGLGLSLCKRFAELLGGRVGVESTPGVGSLFFVIIPLSIASENVDET
- a CDS encoding ATP-binding protein encodes the protein MGLNIPSALTHVLLIEDSSQIGHARRVAQRFAEQLGFDETDAGRVALVATELASNVLKHADHGALHLRATGNGGVELIAMDRGQGFDLDSCLVDGFSTGGTQGIGLGAISRLAQVFDAHADQRGTAIMARLYPRGSTTKDIRYGVSQHSLHDDPHCGDAWHLAIEPGRFSVMMADGLGHGEHAERAARAGEDVFARYAFADSTVLMNDMHICMNGTRGGAMAVAQYDAHADNLRFTGVGNIGGSLIGPGKSRGLASHPGIVGVQFRKAQPFDYAQVAGQLLILYSDGLQSRWNLSDYPGLVHRHPALIAAILHRDFCRGRDDVTVFVIALEAIDG